In Myxococcus guangdongensis, the following proteins share a genomic window:
- the rpoB gene encoding DNA-directed RNA polymerase subunit beta: MPTQIQNNFRVRKTFAKIAKIIDIPNLINIQKQSYEKFLQADIAPEKREDLGLQGVFNSVFPIRDFNETSSLEFVSYHLEKPKYDVDECHQRGMTYSAPIKVVVRLVVWDKDEETGAQSIRDVKEQEVYFGEIPLMTQNGTFIINGTERVVVSQLHRSPGAFFDHDKGKSHSSGKLLYNARIIPYRGSWIDFEFDHKDLLYVRIDRRRKLPATVLIRALGAVSDTAKKNPLEFKGSTEEILNYYYATETIYLQTAADFEKSVELELLPGQRATRDIKTKTGELIVKKNRKFTRVAIKKLEAAKMKTLPIDADELFTKVSAYDVVDENTGEVILECNEEVSQEKVDELLKRNIKEFKVLFIDNLNVGPYLRETLMLDKLETPEQSIMEIYRRLRPGDPPTPETAINLFTNLFFNPERYDLSKVGRLKLNFKFGLEEPLDGQILTKRDILEVIRYLIDLKNGKGTIDDIDHLGNRRVRAVGELLENQYRIGLVRMERAIKERMSLQEIETLMPHDLINAKPVTAVIKEFFGSSQLSQFMDQTNPLSEVTHKRRLSALGPGGLTRERAGFEVRDVHPTHYGRICPIETPEGPNIGLIASLSTYARVNEFGFVETPYRKVDAGVVTTDVAFYSALEEEKHTIAQANAETDKKGKFVNALVSSRRGGEFVQARAEDVDLMDVSPNQLVSVAASLIPFLENDDANRALMGSNMQRQAVPLLRTSAPLVGTGIEAIVARDSGVTCVARRDGTVESVDAGRIVVKADVPASLSDVSSEVDIYNLLKYQRSNQNTCLNQKPIISKGDKVRKGDVIADGPATETGELALGQNVVVAFMPWQGYNFEDSILISERILKDDVFTSIHIEEFECIARDTKLGKEEITRDIPNVGEEALKDLDESGIIRIGAEVKPGDVLVGKITPKGETQLSPEEKLLRAIFGEKAGDVRDSSLRVPPGVVGTVINAKVFSRKGVEKDERAKQIESMEEAKLLKDQNDEIKVLQDSAIGRIRVLVRGKEVQGKLVDDKGKILLKKGDILDDALLATVPYKYWGEISVGDPLDSRVRDILRNLEETKEAVKLAFGEKIARIKKGDELPPGVIKMVKVYVAIKRKLAVGDKMAGRHGNKGVVSRILPEEDMPYLEDGRPVDIVLNPLGVPSRMNIGQILETHLGWAAKGTGEALQRYVEDNWGAEAIKERLKVIYGAETPFAAFLDKLDEEEIRQLCRRSKRGIHVATPVFDGAQELEIHQLLDEGKLPRTGQMVLFDGRTGEPFDQNVTVGVMYMLKLHHLVDEKIHARSIGPYSLVTQQPLGGKAQFGGQRLGEMEVWAMEAYGAAYTLQEFLTVKSDDVVGRTRMYEAIVKGDNVLESGLPESFNVLLKELQSLALDVELLESAPPERQRSFGGDFLGGGDGEERKTGTEA; encoded by the coding sequence ATGCCGACGCAGATCCAGAACAATTTCCGCGTGCGGAAGACCTTCGCGAAGATCGCGAAGATCATCGACATTCCCAATCTTATCAACATCCAGAAGCAGTCCTACGAGAAGTTCCTCCAGGCCGATATCGCCCCGGAGAAGCGTGAGGACCTCGGACTTCAGGGTGTCTTCAACTCGGTTTTCCCGATTCGGGATTTCAACGAGACGTCGTCGCTGGAGTTCGTCAGCTACCACCTGGAGAAGCCGAAGTACGACGTCGATGAGTGCCACCAGCGTGGCATGACCTACTCCGCCCCCATCAAGGTCGTCGTTCGCCTGGTGGTGTGGGACAAGGACGAGGAGACCGGCGCGCAGTCCATCCGTGACGTGAAGGAGCAGGAGGTCTACTTCGGGGAAATCCCGCTGATGACCCAGAACGGCACCTTCATCATCAACGGCACGGAGCGCGTGGTCGTCAGCCAGCTGCATCGCAGCCCGGGCGCGTTCTTCGACCACGACAAGGGCAAGAGCCACTCGTCGGGCAAGCTGCTGTACAACGCCCGCATCATCCCCTACCGCGGTTCGTGGATCGACTTCGAGTTCGACCACAAGGACCTGCTGTACGTGCGCATCGACCGGCGTCGCAAGCTGCCCGCCACGGTGCTCATCCGCGCCCTGGGCGCCGTCAGCGACACCGCGAAGAAGAACCCGCTGGAGTTCAAGGGCTCCACCGAGGAGATCCTCAACTACTACTACGCCACGGAGACCATCTACCTCCAGACGGCGGCGGACTTCGAGAAGAGCGTCGAGCTGGAGCTGCTCCCGGGCCAGCGCGCCACCCGTGACATCAAGACGAAGACGGGTGAGCTGATCGTCAAGAAGAACCGCAAGTTCACCCGCGTCGCCATCAAGAAGCTCGAAGCGGCGAAGATGAAGACGCTCCCCATCGACGCGGACGAGCTCTTCACGAAGGTGTCCGCGTACGACGTGGTGGACGAGAACACCGGTGAGGTCATCCTCGAGTGCAACGAGGAAGTCTCGCAGGAGAAGGTGGACGAGCTCCTCAAGCGCAACATCAAGGAGTTCAAGGTCCTCTTCATCGACAACCTCAACGTGGGTCCCTACCTGCGTGAGACGCTCATGCTGGACAAGCTCGAGACGCCCGAGCAGTCCATCATGGAGATCTACCGTCGTCTGCGTCCTGGCGATCCGCCGACGCCCGAGACGGCCATCAACCTGTTCACGAACCTGTTCTTCAACCCCGAGCGCTACGACCTGTCCAAGGTCGGTCGCCTCAAGTTGAACTTCAAGTTCGGGCTCGAGGAGCCGCTCGACGGGCAGATCCTCACCAAGCGGGACATCCTCGAGGTGATCCGCTACCTGATCGATCTGAAGAACGGCAAGGGCACCATCGACGACATCGACCACCTCGGCAACCGGCGCGTGCGCGCGGTGGGCGAGCTGCTCGAGAACCAGTACCGCATCGGTCTGGTGCGCATGGAGCGGGCGATCAAGGAGCGCATGAGCCTCCAGGAGATCGAGACGCTCATGCCGCACGATCTCATCAACGCCAAGCCCGTCACGGCGGTCATCAAGGAGTTCTTCGGGTCCAGCCAGCTGTCGCAGTTCATGGACCAGACGAACCCCCTGTCCGAGGTGACGCACAAGCGTCGTCTGTCCGCGCTCGGGCCCGGTGGTCTGACGCGTGAGCGCGCGGGCTTCGAGGTCCGCGACGTTCACCCGACGCACTACGGCCGCATCTGCCCCATCGAGACGCCGGAAGGTCCGAACATCGGCCTCATCGCGTCGCTGTCCACCTACGCGCGGGTCAACGAGTTCGGCTTCGTGGAGACGCCGTACCGCAAGGTCGACGCGGGCGTGGTGACCACGGACGTGGCCTTCTACTCGGCGCTCGAGGAGGAGAAGCACACCATCGCGCAGGCGAACGCGGAGACGGACAAGAAGGGCAAGTTCGTCAACGCGCTCGTGTCCAGCCGCCGCGGCGGTGAGTTCGTCCAGGCGCGCGCCGAGGACGTGGACCTGATGGACGTGTCGCCGAACCAGCTGGTGTCGGTGGCCGCGTCGCTCATCCCGTTCCTGGAGAACGACGACGCCAACCGCGCCCTCATGGGCTCGAACATGCAGCGCCAGGCGGTTCCGCTGCTGCGCACCAGTGCTCCGCTGGTGGGCACGGGCATCGAGGCCATCGTCGCGCGCGACTCCGGCGTGACGTGTGTCGCGCGCCGTGACGGCACGGTGGAGAGCGTGGACGCCGGCCGCATCGTGGTGAAGGCGGACGTGCCGGCCTCGCTGAGCGACGTGTCGAGCGAAGTCGACATCTACAACCTGCTCAAGTACCAGCGCTCCAACCAGAACACGTGTCTCAACCAGAAGCCCATCATCAGCAAGGGCGACAAGGTCCGGAAGGGTGACGTCATCGCCGACGGCCCGGCCACCGAGACGGGTGAGCTGGCGCTGGGCCAGAACGTGGTCGTCGCGTTCATGCCGTGGCAGGGCTACAACTTCGAGGACTCCATCCTCATCAGCGAGCGCATCCTCAAGGACGACGTCTTCACGTCGATCCACATCGAGGAGTTCGAGTGCATCGCGCGCGACACCAAGCTGGGCAAGGAGGAGATCACCCGCGACATCCCGAACGTGGGTGAGGAGGCCCTCAAGGACCTGGACGAGAGCGGCATCATCCGCATCGGCGCCGAGGTGAAGCCCGGCGACGTGCTGGTGGGCAAGATCACCCCGAAGGGCGAGACGCAGCTGTCTCCCGAAGAGAAGCTCCTGCGAGCCATCTTCGGCGAGAAGGCCGGCGACGTGCGCGACAGCTCCCTGCGCGTGCCCCCGGGCGTGGTGGGCACCGTCATCAACGCCAAGGTGTTCAGCCGCAAGGGCGTGGAGAAGGACGAGCGCGCCAAGCAGATCGAGTCCATGGAGGAGGCGAAGCTCCTCAAGGACCAGAACGACGAGATCAAGGTCCTCCAGGACAGCGCCATCGGCCGCATCCGCGTGCTGGTCCGTGGCAAGGAGGTCCAGGGCAAGCTCGTGGACGACAAGGGGAAGATCCTCCTGAAGAAGGGGGACATCCTCGACGACGCGCTGCTGGCCACGGTGCCCTACAAGTACTGGGGTGAGATCTCCGTCGGCGACCCGCTCGACTCCCGCGTGCGCGACATCCTGCGCAACCTGGAGGAGACGAAGGAGGCCGTGAAGCTGGCCTTCGGCGAGAAGATCGCCCGCATCAAGAAGGGCGACGAGCTGCCTCCGGGCGTCATCAAGATGGTGAAGGTGTACGTCGCCATCAAGCGCAAGCTGGCCGTGGGCGACAAGATGGCCGGCCGCCACGGAAACAAGGGCGTCGTGTCCCGCATCCTCCCCGAGGAGGACATGCCGTACCTGGAGGACGGCCGTCCGGTGGACATCGTCCTCAACCCGCTCGGCGTTCCCAGCCGCATGAACATCGGGCAGATCCTCGAGACGCACCTGGGCTGGGCCGCCAAGGGCACCGGCGAGGCGCTGCAGCGCTACGTGGAGGACAACTGGGGCGCGGAGGCCATCAAGGAGCGCCTCAAGGTCATCTACGGCGCGGAGACCCCGTTCGCGGCGTTCCTCGACAAGCTGGACGAGGAGGAGATCCGCCAGCTGTGCCGTCGCTCCAAGCGCGGCATCCACGTGGCGACGCCGGTGTTCGACGGCGCCCAGGAGCTGGAGATCCACCAGCTGCTCGACGAGGGCAAGCTGCCCCGCACGGGCCAGATGGTGCTCTTCGACGGCCGCACGGGTGAGCCGTTCGACCAGAACGTCACCGTGGGCGTGATGTACATGCTCAAGCTGCACCACCTGGTGGACGAGAAGATCCACGCCCGCTCCATCGGGCCCTACTCGCTCGTCACGCAGCAGCCGCTGGGCGGCAAGGCGCAGTTCGGCGGTCAGCGTCTGGGCGAGATGGAAGTCTGGGCGATGGAGGCCTACGGCGCGGCGTACACGCTGCAGGAGTTCCTCACCGTCAAGTCGGACGACGTGGTGGGCCGCACGCGCATGTACGAGGCCATCGTCAAGGGCGACAACGTCCTGGAGAGCGGCCTGCCCGAGTCGTTCAACGTGCTCCTCAAGGAGCTCCAGTCGCTCGCGCTGGACGTCGAGCTGCTCGAGAGCGCCCCCCCGGAGCGGCAGCGCAGCTTCGGCGGCGACTTCCTCGGCGGTGGTGACGGCGAGGAGCGCAAGACCGGGACCGAGGCCTGA
- the rpoC gene encoding DNA-directed RNA polymerase subunit beta': MKDIFNFFEKPKDPLSFNAIRIALASPDKIRQWSHGEVKKPETINYRTFKPERDGLFCARIFGPVKDYECNCGKYKRMKHRGVVCEKCGVEVIQSKVRRERLGHITLATPVAHIWFLKSLPSRIGNLLDITLKELEKVLYCESYIVLDPKSTPLQAGELISEEKMHRLYQEHGEDSFTTGMGGEAVREMLKGLDVEKLSEALRKDMRETTSEAKRKKYAKRLKVAEAFRVSGNKPEWMMLDVIPVIPPDLRPLVPLDGGRFATSDLNDLYRRVINRNNRLKRLQELNAPDIIIRNEKRMLQEAVDALFDNGRRGKTITGPNKRPLKSLSDMLKGKQGRFRQNLLGKRVDYSGRSVIVVGPELRLHQCGLPKIMALELFKPFIYNKLEEKGYVTTIKSAKKMVEKERPEVWDILEDVIREHPVLLNRAPTLHRLGMQAFEPVLIEGKAIQLHPLVCAAFNADFDGDQMAVHVPLSIEAQMEARVLMMSTNNILSPANGKPIIVPTQDMVLGIYYMTRAREFANGEGRVFSSPDEVRAAHDHGEVHLQAKVVCRIDGKRKETTVGRVLLWEVVPRRVGFDAINKVLDKKSLGGLIDLCYRLTGEKETVLLADRIRSLGYYNATRAGISIALKDMIIPAKKQEFLDYAGKEVAEIENQYLEGLITDGERYNKVIDIWAEVTEKVAQEMMQQISQEEASGDKDGKRESRKQPSFNPIYIMADSGARGSAQQIRQLAGMRGLMAKPSGEIIETPITANFREGLSVLQYFISTHGARKGLADTALKTANSGYLTRRLVDVAQDAIINEYDCGTMDGLFIGALVEGGEIIEPLGERILGRVALDDILDPVTGEVLVRANEEIDEDRVRRIENSGLDKVKIRSVLTCQAKRGICVECYGRDLARGRKVAVGEAVGVIAAQSIGEPGTQLTMRTFHIGGAATRRAEQSSLENRYAGSVKFAGLTTVQKTDGTLVAMNRNGELVVVDDSGRERERYQVIYGARILVKQGQRIEAGTLLAEWDPFAIPLLTEVGGTVRYEDIIEGVTMSETLDEVTGLSRKTIIESKDPEARPRVSIRDAQGNTKDLPSSRNPASYFLPQGSIITVNDGDEIHPGEVIAKVPRETTKTKDITGGLPRVAELFEARKPKDAAAIAEIDGVVSFGKDTKGKRKLIITPEVNGEQRTDLAKEYLISKGKNISVHSGDRVKAGEAMMDGAANPHDILKVLGEKELARYLVDEVQEVYRLQGVKINDKHIETIVRQMLRRVRVTDVGDTNFLVDEQVEKWVFEEENEKIMAEGKRPAVGEPLLLGITKASLSTESFISASSFQETTKVLTEAAINGKVDYLRGLKENVIMGRLIPAGTGLPNYKHLDIEVESPTDEVNEMEAALAGAHGDGGPLSAPASRPEGTQTTGAA; encoded by the coding sequence GTGAAGGACATTTTCAACTTCTTCGAGAAGCCGAAGGACCCGTTGTCGTTCAACGCCATTCGCATCGCGCTGGCGTCGCCCGACAAGATCCGCCAGTGGTCGCACGGTGAGGTGAAGAAGCCCGAGACCATCAACTACCGTACGTTCAAGCCGGAGCGTGACGGCCTGTTCTGCGCCCGCATCTTCGGGCCGGTGAAGGACTACGAGTGCAACTGCGGCAAGTACAAGCGCATGAAGCACCGTGGCGTGGTGTGTGAGAAGTGTGGCGTGGAGGTCATCCAGTCGAAGGTCCGCCGCGAGCGCCTGGGTCACATCACCCTGGCCACGCCGGTCGCCCACATCTGGTTCCTCAAGTCGCTGCCCAGCCGCATCGGCAACCTGCTGGACATCACGCTCAAGGAGCTGGAGAAGGTCCTCTACTGCGAGAGCTACATCGTCCTCGACCCCAAGTCGACGCCGCTGCAGGCCGGTGAGCTCATCAGCGAGGAGAAGATGCACCGGCTCTACCAGGAGCACGGTGAGGACTCCTTCACCACGGGCATGGGCGGCGAGGCCGTCCGTGAGATGCTCAAGGGCCTGGACGTGGAGAAGCTGTCCGAGGCGCTGCGCAAGGACATGCGCGAGACCACCAGCGAGGCGAAGCGGAAGAAGTACGCCAAGCGCCTGAAGGTGGCCGAGGCGTTCCGCGTCTCCGGCAACAAGCCCGAGTGGATGATGCTGGACGTGATTCCGGTGATTCCGCCGGACCTGCGCCCGCTCGTTCCCCTCGACGGTGGCCGCTTCGCGACCTCCGACCTGAACGACCTGTACCGCCGCGTCATCAACCGCAACAACCGTCTCAAGCGCCTGCAGGAGCTCAACGCTCCGGACATCATCATCCGCAACGAGAAGCGGATGCTGCAGGAGGCCGTCGACGCGCTGTTCGACAACGGCCGCCGCGGCAAGACCATCACGGGCCCCAACAAGCGCCCGCTCAAGTCGCTGTCCGACATGCTCAAGGGCAAGCAGGGCCGGTTCCGTCAGAACCTGCTCGGCAAGCGCGTGGACTACTCGGGCCGCTCCGTCATCGTCGTCGGTCCCGAGCTGCGCCTGCACCAGTGCGGCCTGCCGAAGATCATGGCGCTCGAGCTGTTCAAGCCGTTCATCTACAACAAGCTCGAAGAGAAGGGCTACGTCACCACCATCAAGTCGGCGAAGAAGATGGTGGAGAAGGAGCGTCCCGAGGTCTGGGACATCCTCGAGGACGTCATCCGCGAGCACCCGGTGCTCCTCAACCGCGCGCCCACGCTGCACCGCCTGGGCATGCAGGCCTTCGAGCCCGTGCTCATCGAGGGCAAGGCCATCCAGCTGCACCCGCTCGTCTGCGCGGCGTTCAACGCCGACTTCGACGGTGACCAGATGGCCGTGCACGTGCCGCTCTCTATCGAAGCCCAGATGGAGGCCCGCGTGCTGATGATGTCGACGAACAACATCCTCAGCCCCGCGAACGGCAAGCCCATCATCGTCCCGACGCAGGACATGGTGCTCGGCATCTACTACATGACCCGCGCCCGCGAGTTCGCCAACGGCGAGGGCCGCGTGTTCAGCTCGCCCGACGAGGTCCGCGCCGCGCACGACCACGGCGAGGTGCACCTGCAGGCGAAGGTGGTCTGCCGCATCGACGGCAAGCGCAAGGAGACCACCGTCGGCCGCGTCCTGCTGTGGGAGGTGGTTCCCCGCCGCGTGGGCTTCGACGCCATCAACAAGGTGCTCGACAAGAAGTCGCTCGGCGGCCTCATCGACCTCTGCTACCGCCTCACCGGCGAGAAGGAGACGGTGCTGCTCGCGGACCGCATCCGCAGCCTCGGCTACTACAACGCCACGCGCGCCGGCATCTCCATCGCCCTCAAGGACATGATCATCCCTGCGAAGAAGCAGGAGTTCCTGGACTACGCGGGCAAGGAAGTGGCGGAGATCGAGAACCAGTACCTCGAGGGCCTCATCACCGACGGTGAGCGCTACAACAAGGTCATCGATATCTGGGCCGAGGTGACGGAGAAGGTCGCCCAGGAGATGATGCAGCAGATCTCCCAGGAGGAGGCCTCCGGGGACAAGGACGGCAAGCGCGAGTCGCGCAAGCAGCCGTCGTTCAACCCCATCTACATCATGGCCGACTCGGGCGCGCGTGGTAGCGCCCAGCAGATCCGTCAGCTCGCCGGTATGCGCGGACTGATGGCGAAGCCCTCCGGCGAAATCATCGAGACGCCCATCACCGCGAACTTCCGCGAGGGTCTCTCGGTTCTGCAGTACTTCATCTCCACGCACGGCGCCCGCAAGGGTCTGGCGGACACGGCGCTCAAGACGGCCAACTCCGGTTACCTCACCCGCCGTCTCGTCGACGTGGCGCAGGACGCCATCATCAACGAGTACGACTGCGGCACCATGGACGGTCTGTTCATCGGCGCCCTGGTCGAGGGTGGTGAGATCATCGAGCCGCTCGGCGAGCGCATCCTGGGCCGCGTGGCCCTGGACGACATCCTCGACCCCGTCACGGGCGAGGTGCTGGTGCGCGCCAACGAGGAGATCGACGAGGACCGCGTCCGCCGCATCGAGAACAGCGGCCTGGACAAGGTGAAGATCCGCTCGGTGCTCACGTGCCAGGCCAAGCGCGGCATCTGCGTGGAGTGCTACGGCCGTGACCTGGCGCGTGGCCGCAAGGTGGCCGTGGGCGAGGCCGTGGGCGTCATCGCGGCGCAGTCCATCGGCGAGCCGGGTACGCAGCTGACGATGCGCACGTTCCACATCGGTGGCGCGGCGACGCGGCGCGCGGAGCAGTCCAGCCTGGAGAACCGGTACGCGGGCAGCGTGAAGTTCGCGGGCCTCACCACGGTGCAGAAGACGGACGGCACGCTCGTGGCGATGAACCGCAACGGCGAGCTGGTCGTCGTCGACGACTCCGGCCGCGAGCGCGAGCGCTACCAGGTCATCTACGGCGCCCGCATCCTGGTGAAGCAGGGCCAGCGCATCGAGGCGGGCACGCTGCTGGCGGAGTGGGATCCGTTCGCGATTCCGCTGCTCACCGAGGTGGGCGGCACCGTGCGCTACGAGGACATCATCGAAGGCGTGACGATGTCCGAGACCCTGGACGAGGTGACGGGTCTGTCGCGCAAGACCATCATCGAGTCGAAGGACCCGGAGGCGCGCCCGCGCGTCTCCATCCGCGACGCCCAGGGCAACACGAAGGACCTGCCCTCGTCCCGCAACCCGGCGAGCTACTTCCTGCCGCAGGGCTCCATCATCACCGTCAACGACGGCGATGAGATCCACCCGGGCGAAGTCATCGCCAAGGTGCCCCGCGAGACGACCAAGACGAAGGACATCACGGGCGGTCTGCCCCGCGTGGCCGAGCTGTTCGAGGCGCGCAAGCCGAAGGATGCCGCGGCCATCGCGGAGATCGACGGCGTGGTGTCGTTCGGCAAGGACACCAAGGGCAAGCGCAAGCTCATCATCACCCCCGAGGTGAACGGCGAGCAGCGCACGGACCTGGCCAAGGAGTATTTGATCTCCAAGGGCAAGAACATCAGTGTCCACTCCGGCGACCGCGTGAAGGCCGGCGAGGCGATGATGGACGGCGCGGCCAACCCGCACGACATCCTCAAGGTGCTGGGCGAGAAGGAGCTCGCGCGCTACCTGGTGGACGAAGTGCAGGAGGTCTACCGCCTCCAGGGCGTGAAGATTAACGACAAGCACATCGAGACCATCGTCCGGCAGATGCTGCGCCGGGTGCGCGTCACGGATGTGGGCGACACCAACTTCCTGGTCGACGAGCAGGTCGAGAAGTGGGTGTTCGAGGAGGAGAACGAGAAGATCATGGCCGAGGGCAAGCGCCCGGCCGTGGGTGAGCCGCTGCTGCTCGGCATCACCAAGGCCTCGCTCTCCACCGAGTCGTTCATCTCGGCGTCCTCCTTCCAGGAGACCACCAAGGTGCTCACCGAGGCCGCCATCAACGGCAAGGTGGACTACCTGCGCGGCCTCAAGGAGAACGTCATCATGGGCCGGCTCATCCCCGCCGGCACGGGCCTGCCGAACTACAAGCACCTCGACATCGAGGTGGAGAGCCCGACCGACGAGGTCAACGAGATGGAGGCCGCGCTGGCCGGTGCCCACGGCGACGGCGGGCCCCTGTCCGCTCCGGCGTCCCGTCCGGAAGGCACCCAGACGACGGGCGCCGCCTAG
- a CDS encoding phasin family protein: MDNKPEAPREKNPVAETFERIWSQALLAVNTAEEEASRAVQKVASVAGWSQDEVKRQAQAFSDRLAGHRKDLEHNVEDRVRTALTRMKLPRREELQAFGSRLERLAERIQALEQRK, encoded by the coding sequence TTGGACAACAAGCCCGAGGCCCCCCGAGAGAAGAACCCTGTCGCGGAAACTTTTGAGCGCATCTGGAGTCAGGCGCTCCTCGCGGTGAACACCGCGGAAGAGGAGGCCTCCCGCGCGGTGCAGAAGGTGGCGTCCGTGGCCGGCTGGAGCCAGGACGAGGTGAAGCGCCAGGCCCAGGCCTTCTCGGACCGGCTGGCGGGTCACCGGAAGGACTTGGAGCACAACGTGGAGGACCGGGTTCGCACGGCCCTCACGCGGATGAAGCTCCCCCGTCGCGAGGAGCTCCAGGCGTTCGGCTCCCGGTTGGAGCGCCTGGCCGAGCGCATCCAGGCCCTGGAGCAACGCAAGTGA
- a CDS encoding lytic transglycosylase domain-containing protein yields the protein MTSPAPTGGRSFATRFFESLHALSSGCSRLPLLAGVALVMSARLVPLLEERSVQPVLPERVVAESPSPEASLIDLVLARRAPGLGLTLRRQLGNAIAEEARTAGYDPLLVLALIDVESDFAEEAVSDKGARGLMQIKPSTLHFLAEKEGLRLSREEVTADTALCVRLGIRYLRSLQDRFGGDLEMALMAYNAGPTRIRNAIKQGELDRFRRYPRAVRRDFRRFREGHGLGGDWALAQREADPVPTP from the coding sequence GTGACTTCTCCCGCCCCCACGGGCGGGAGGTCGTTCGCGACGCGTTTCTTCGAATCTCTCCACGCTCTGAGCTCAGGCTGTTCCCGACTCCCCCTGCTGGCGGGGGTGGCGCTCGTCATGTCCGCGCGGCTGGTGCCGCTGCTGGAGGAGCGCTCGGTCCAGCCTGTCCTTCCCGAGCGCGTGGTCGCCGAGAGCCCCTCTCCGGAGGCGTCCCTCATCGACCTCGTGCTCGCCAGGCGGGCTCCGGGCCTGGGCCTCACGCTGCGCCGGCAGCTGGGGAACGCCATCGCCGAGGAGGCCCGGACGGCGGGGTATGATCCGCTCCTGGTGCTGGCGCTCATCGACGTGGAGTCGGACTTCGCCGAGGAGGCCGTGTCCGACAAGGGCGCGCGGGGGCTGATGCAGATCAAGCCCAGCACGCTCCACTTCCTGGCGGAGAAGGAGGGCCTTCGCCTCTCCCGGGAAGAGGTGACGGCCGACACGGCGCTGTGCGTGCGGCTGGGCATCCGTTACCTGCGCTCGCTGCAGGACCGCTTCGGCGGCGACCTGGAGATGGCGCTGATGGCCTACAACGCCGGCCCCACCCGCATCCGCAACGCCATCAAGCAGGGTGAGCTGGACCGCTTCCGGCGCTACCCCCGAGCCGTCCGCCGCGACTTCCGCCGCTTCCGCGAGGGCCATGGCCTGGGCGGTGATTGGGCGCTCGCCCAGCGCGAGGCGGACCCGGTCCCCACGCCCTGA
- the tgl gene encoding social motility TPR repeat lipoprotein Tgl, translating into MLRFASALLALVLAGCAHVPSEKERRKAEIHYDLALQAQQQGHVQDALRELQVSLENDPDYPEANNAIGILLHLVFARPGEAMGHYERALKVRPTFSEARTNLANVHLDQGRYDEAIKLYEQVLNDMLYVTPYIAQGNMGWALYKKGETQRAVGSLKAAVTTNPGFCMGYRNLGIIFDETGKLDDSCRNFSRYRENCPEAADAHMREGVCLAKLGQAEGARQAFSTCEAKAKAGEQELRDDCRRLLEKL; encoded by the coding sequence ATGCTCCGCTTCGCCTCCGCGCTCCTCGCGCTCGTGCTCGCCGGCTGTGCCCATGTCCCCTCGGAGAAGGAGCGCCGCAAGGCGGAGATCCACTACGACCTGGCGCTCCAGGCCCAGCAGCAGGGCCACGTCCAGGACGCGCTGCGCGAGCTGCAGGTGTCGCTGGAGAACGACCCGGACTATCCGGAGGCGAACAACGCCATCGGCATCCTGCTGCACCTGGTCTTCGCGCGGCCGGGGGAGGCCATGGGGCACTATGAGCGCGCCTTGAAGGTGCGCCCCACCTTCTCCGAGGCCCGCACCAATCTGGCCAACGTGCACCTGGACCAGGGTCGCTACGACGAGGCCATCAAGCTGTACGAGCAGGTCCTCAACGACATGCTCTACGTGACGCCCTACATCGCGCAGGGCAACATGGGCTGGGCGCTGTACAAGAAGGGTGAGACGCAGCGGGCGGTGGGCAGCCTCAAGGCGGCGGTGACGACCAACCCCGGCTTCTGCATGGGCTACCGCAACCTGGGCATCATCTTCGACGAGACGGGCAAGCTGGACGATTCGTGCCGCAATTTCTCCCGCTACCGTGAGAACTGCCCGGAAGCAGCCGATGCCCACATGCGCGAGGGCGTGTGCCTGGCGAAGCTGGGACAGGCCGAAGGGGCCCGGCAGGCCTTCTCCACCTGTGAGGCCAAGGCGAAGGCGGGCGAACAGGAGCTGAGGGACGACTGCCGAAGGCTGCTCGAAAAGCTCTAG
- a CDS encoding helix-turn-helix domain-containing protein: protein MDHVDFGKYLSQQRELRGMSREDVARETKIPPTLISALEAGQVERLPSRIFVVNYIKAYAQVIGLSPEEAILRYEEVDRSVPAPSPAQLEQERRKRAYVGLSVLLVALALGLYVFLVLSGKLPSPLAR, encoded by the coding sequence GTGGACCACGTCGACTTCGGCAAGTACCTCAGCCAGCAGCGGGAGCTTCGAGGGATGTCTCGCGAGGATGTCGCGCGAGAGACCAAGATTCCCCCGACGCTCATCTCCGCGCTCGAAGCAGGGCAGGTGGAGCGGCTGCCCTCGCGCATCTTCGTGGTGAACTACATCAAGGCGTACGCCCAGGTGATTGGCCTGTCGCCCGAGGAGGCCATCCTCCGGTACGAGGAGGTGGACCGCTCGGTGCCGGCGCCGTCGCCCGCGCAGCTGGAGCAGGAGCGCCGCAAGCGGGCCTACGTGGGGCTGTCCGTCCTCCTGGTGGCCCTGGCGCTGGGCCTCTACGTGTTCCTCGTGCTGAGCGGGAAGCTTCCTTCTCCGCTCGCGCGTTGA